In a genomic window of Wyeomyia smithii strain HCP4-BCI-WySm-NY-G18 chromosome 1, ASM2978416v1, whole genome shotgun sequence:
- the LOC129717795 gene encoding actin nucleation-promoting factor WASL, producing the protein MKQPASVEAASKANRPSQLLTNDENEQLFSLIGRRCQTQCTAVVQLYMTQSPAHASWVKRWTGALCFIKDNIRKSYFFRLYCLKTNRLVWEQELYDKIEVTKPKPFLIVFEGQDGIVAFNFATEEEAAAFMSTTASTIINRNRRRDDRLKRNSTRKDPPPARPPPVSNQNNAFNDNTVTLRHKPSFATQQAIPNAGFQLQQQQQQQQHYQKAKNKGKARLRKEDIGMPSNFKHLTHVGWSPTSGFDLSGEEETLKPFLVKAGVRDQHLKDRETREFIYDFIQNHKVLDTMKHEQSGNRKQKPPAPPPVPIRNHQEQQQQQINGNNQQRNPPPPPPNRTLPPLPATTPPKVNQAPSRPPPMQQQLVTPPAAAPTPGPPPPPPPPPVSSGAVPPPPPPMMAPSSQKSPAPPIVADDSRSALLESIRKGATLKKVDQSALSTGSGGDPRSGLLSQIRDGIELRPVADREQNAAVDRSSGSGGSGDCGTDALADALRRALAERGRVIRSSDEDDSDSNSANDDWDD; encoded by the exons ACCCAATGCACCGCCGTGGTGCAGCTGTACATGACGCAATCGCCGGCGCACGCTTCCTGGGTCAAGCGGTGGACCGGGGCGCTCTGCTTCATCAAGGATAACATCCGCAAGTCGTACTTCTTCCGGCTGTACTGTCTGAAAACGAACCGCCTGGTGTGGGAGCAGGAGCTGTACGACAAGATCGAGGTCACCAAACCGAAGCCGTTTTTGATCGTTTTCGAGGGCCAG GATGGTATAGTGGCCTTCAACTTCGCAACGGAAGAAGAGGCGGCGGCTTTCATGAGTACGACTGCGTCGACGATTATCAATCGGAACCGGCGAAGAGATG ATCGTCTAAAACGAAACAGCACCCGTAAAGATCCACCACCGGCCCGACCGCCCCCCGTTTCGAACCAAAACAATGCCTTCAACGATAACACCGTGACGCTGCGCCACAAGCCGTCAT TTGCGACTCAACAAGCGATTCCGAATGCTGGCTTCCAgctgcaacaacaacagcagcagcagcaacactaCCAGAAAGCTAAAAACAAAGGAAAAGCACGCCTACGCAAGGAGGACATAGGAATGCCATCGAACTTCAAGCACCTGACGCACGTCGGCTGGAGCCCAACCAGCGGATTCGATCTAAGCGGCGAAGAGGAAACGCTCAAACCCTTCCTTGTGAAGGCAGGCGTGAGGGACCAACAT TTGAAAGATCGCGAAACTCGTGAGTTTATCTATGACTTTATTCAGAATCACAAGGTGCTTGATACGATGAAGCACGAGCAGAGTGGCAATCGGAAGCAGAAACCACCGGCACCGCCACCGGTTCCAATTAGGAACCACCAGGAGCAG CAACAACAGCAAATCAACGGTAACAATCAACAGCGAAACCCACCGCCACCGCCTCCCAACAGAACGCTACCGCCGCTCCCGGCTACGACCCCACCAAAGGTAAATCAAGCGCCTTCCCGACCGCCTCCAATGCAGCAACAGCTGGTGACTCCACCGGCAGCAGCACCCACTCCGGGACCA CCTCCTCCTCCACCACCACCGCCAGTCTCTTCCGGAGCGGTTCCGCCTCCACCGCCACCAATGATGGCCCCATCGTCGCAAAAATCACCAGCCCCGCCGATAGTCGCTGATGACAGTCGGTCGGCACTGTTGGAAAGCATCCGTAAAGGAGCAACGCTAAAA AAAGTGGACCAAAGTGCGCTGAGCACCGGCAGCGGGGGTGACCCCCGCAGTGGTCTGCTATCGCAGATCCGCGACGGTATCGAGCTGCGACCGGTTGCCGATCGAGAGCAGAACGCTGCCGTCGATCGGAGCAGCGGAAGCGGGGGCAGTGGCGACTGTGGCACCGATGCCCTGGCGGACGCCTTGCGGCGAGCGCTGGCTGAACGAGGCCGTGTCATTCGGTCTTCGGATGAGGACGATAGTGACTCGAATTCGGCGAACGACGACTGGGATGATTAA